From Pseudomonas hefeiensis, one genomic window encodes:
- a CDS encoding vWA domain-containing protein produces MDQGRQGRGKAATSGAVNWPGTLLIGRPRLREDLRFHQRHRSPHELWLVIVDASASTRRHQALSDGKGLLAQLFDDAYRQRARLALLTASGSAPAWQVQGLKASAGLRDWLDGLGAGGGTPLLAALNEAGRWLTARRKRYPAEQQRVLLMTDGRVKEPLSLPALDCPCLLIDIERGPIRLGRARQLAGQLGAQYRHIDEVV; encoded by the coding sequence TTGGACCAGGGTCGCCAGGGCCGCGGCAAAGCGGCGACCAGCGGTGCGGTGAACTGGCCGGGCACCTTGCTCATTGGCCGTCCACGCCTGCGCGAAGACCTGCGTTTTCACCAACGCCATCGTTCGCCCCATGAGCTGTGGCTGGTCATCGTCGACGCCTCGGCCTCGACTCGTCGTCATCAAGCCTTGAGCGATGGCAAAGGCCTGCTGGCACAACTGTTCGATGACGCCTACCGCCAACGCGCCCGGCTGGCACTGCTGACAGCCAGCGGCAGCGCACCGGCCTGGCAGGTGCAAGGGCTCAAGGCCTCGGCCGGGCTACGGGACTGGCTCGACGGGCTCGGCGCCGGCGGCGGCACACCGTTGCTGGCGGCGCTGAACGAGGCCGGACGCTGGTTGACGGCCCGGCGCAAGCGCTACCCGGCTGAGCAACAGCGGGTGTTGCTGATGACCGATGGGCGAGTCAAAGAGCCGCTGTCACTGCCGGCCCTTGATTGCCCATGCTTGTTGATCGACATCGAACGCGGGCCGATTCGCCTGGGCCGGGCCCGGCAATTGGCGGGGCAGTTGGGGGCGCAGTATCGGCATATTGATGAGGTGGTTTGA
- a CDS encoding phospholipase D-like domain-containing protein, with product MRVLVTNAQDDFRVKAYAGTNGVLLAMDLAEPRRKGLLGFAIEKQHGAKPWLFLFNSLTFPDKVHTFPQFRATPSDKAPLQKFRWADYAINPGVAIHYRVHLAYGSPDTPQLGESLEVSVTSDDGQPSNQGVIFNRAVAASQAFQRKFPELDALIDANKNLSIDAWPDAPRRWLENGLLGRLTGFIDRALNASWALDVAIYEYELPVIVDAVNAAFARGARVRVLYHAEPGDDGTLRNEASLATLPAANKRGRVTHNIFHDKFIVLSKVDDAGSLHPESVLCGSTNFTVNGVYRQANVIHVLDDTRVSDSYRQVFEQIWAAPGDVGATRQWINRNNPMAPEEPLFTGFSPRTGEGDLDRFVDIINAAQKDLLFVTAFALPDRILDALLGQPNDDVLRYGLQNTSSRITGFHADRTAEFAATALLNTGLEGWLRENMKGQKGNLLVHTKAVVTDFTSDTPTIISGSHNLSAAASSGNDENYLIIQGDTDLADRYGLELLRFYEHYRFRYFVKKLALKQVKPLAADDSWTDDYYRQGDLRMLSRVRFCGR from the coding sequence ATGCGCGTACTCGTCACCAACGCCCAGGACGATTTTCGGGTCAAGGCCTACGCCGGCACCAACGGTGTGTTGCTCGCCATGGACCTGGCCGAACCCCGGCGCAAGGGTTTGCTCGGCTTTGCCATCGAGAAGCAGCACGGCGCCAAGCCCTGGCTGTTCCTGTTCAATAGCCTGACCTTCCCCGACAAGGTTCACACGTTCCCGCAGTTTCGCGCCACGCCGAGCGATAAAGCACCGTTGCAGAAATTCCGTTGGGCCGACTACGCCATCAACCCCGGCGTGGCAATTCACTACCGCGTGCACCTGGCCTATGGCAGCCCTGATACGCCGCAACTGGGGGAATCACTTGAGGTGTCAGTGACCAGTGACGATGGCCAGCCTAGCAACCAGGGGGTCATCTTCAACCGCGCCGTGGCCGCCAGCCAGGCCTTCCAGCGCAAATTTCCCGAGCTGGACGCGCTGATTGATGCCAACAAAAACCTGTCCATCGATGCTTGGCCCGACGCGCCGCGCCGCTGGCTGGAAAACGGTCTGCTGGGGCGCTTGACCGGTTTCATCGACCGGGCCCTGAATGCCAGTTGGGCCCTGGACGTCGCCATCTATGAATATGAACTGCCGGTGATCGTCGATGCTGTGAACGCCGCTTTCGCACGGGGTGCGCGGGTACGGGTGCTGTACCACGCCGAGCCGGGAGACGACGGTACATTGCGCAACGAAGCCAGCCTCGCAACACTGCCAGCGGCCAACAAGCGCGGGCGCGTCACGCACAATATTTTCCACGACAAGTTCATCGTGCTGAGCAAGGTCGACGACGCCGGTTCATTACACCCCGAGTCCGTGCTGTGCGGCAGCACCAATTTCACCGTCAATGGCGTCTACCGCCAGGCCAACGTTATTCATGTGCTGGACGATACACGGGTCAGCGACAGCTATCGCCAGGTGTTCGAGCAGATCTGGGCCGCACCAGGGGACGTCGGGGCGACGCGTCAGTGGATTAACCGGAACAACCCCATGGCCCCCGAGGAACCCTTGTTCACCGGGTTCTCGCCGCGTACGGGAGAGGGCGACCTGGATCGCTTCGTCGATATCATCAATGCCGCCCAAAAAGACCTGCTGTTCGTCACCGCCTTCGCTTTGCCGGACCGGATCCTCGATGCCCTGCTCGGCCAACCCAACGACGACGTGCTGCGTTACGGGCTGCAGAACACCAGCAGCCGCATCACCGGTTTTCATGCCGACCGCACCGCCGAATTCGCCGCCACTGCGCTGCTCAATACCGGCCTGGAGGGCTGGCTCAGGGAAAACATGAAAGGCCAGAAAGGCAATCTGCTGGTGCACACCAAAGCCGTCGTCACCGACTTCACCAGCGACACGCCGACCATCATTAGCGGCAGCCACAACCTCAGCGCTGCAGCCAGCAGCGGCAACGACGAGAACTACCTCATCATCCAGGGCGACACCGATCTGGCCGACCGCTACGGGCTTGAGCTGCTGCGCTTCTATGAGCATTACCGCTTTCGCTATTTCGTGAAAAAACTGGCGCTCAAGCAGGTCAAGCCGCTGGCGGCGGATGACAGCTGGACGGATGATTATTACCGCCAGGGGGATTTGCGGATGTTGTCCAGGGTGAGGTTTTGCGGACGCTGA
- a CDS encoding type II toxin-antitoxin system Phd/YefM family antitoxin produces the protein MTHIVLSQVVASISELKKNPMGTVAAGGGLSVAILNRNEPAFYCVPAREYEAMMDRLEDLELIALCRERENDPTIKVSLDDL, from the coding sequence ATGACACATATTGTGCTTTCTCAAGTTGTAGCCAGCATTTCCGAACTCAAGAAAAATCCGATGGGCACTGTGGCTGCCGGTGGAGGATTATCCGTAGCAATCCTCAACCGCAATGAGCCGGCATTTTATTGCGTCCCCGCTCGAGAATATGAAGCCATGATGGATCGGCTTGAAGATCTGGAACTGATTGCTCTATGCCGCGAGCGTGAAAATGATCCAACGATAAAGGTTTCTCTTGATGACCTATGA
- a CDS encoding type II toxin-antitoxin system RelE family toxin, translating into MTYELEFSDKAWKEWQKLGATLKEQFKKKLEERLVNPHVQADRLHGLGNAYKIKLRSAGYRLVYRVVDDLLVVTVIAVGKRERSQVYDEAAKR; encoded by the coding sequence ATGACCTATGAGTTGGAATTTTCTGATAAAGCCTGGAAGGAATGGCAAAAACTGGGTGCAACACTCAAAGAGCAATTCAAGAAAAAGCTCGAGGAGCGACTGGTGAATCCGCATGTCCAGGCAGACCGTCTGCATGGGCTGGGCAACGCCTATAAAATCAAGTTACGTAGCGCCGGCTATCGATTGGTTTACCGAGTGGTAGATGATTTGCTAGTTGTTACAGTGATCGCGGTTGGTAAGCGCGAGCGCAGCCAGGTTTATGACGAGGCGGCCAAGCGGTAG
- a CDS encoding thioredoxin family protein, giving the protein MSSFITHIASSKDYRTALKTWRPVVFYFGHPHCYACSWAEPLFCSVAETFKDRAVIYTLSTSESPRHPDVTGTPTVLFYKDGKLRRKLKGVGDQASLTQNFAEHIGRTKPRRPRRSPRRDLHWLHEQLRTLCLVSRARGLQRLRRGKPGAYRLAASS; this is encoded by the coding sequence ATGAGTTCGTTCATCACCCACATCGCCTCATCGAAGGACTACCGCACAGCTCTCAAGACCTGGCGCCCGGTAGTCTTCTATTTCGGCCATCCCCACTGCTACGCCTGTAGCTGGGCCGAGCCGCTGTTTTGCAGCGTTGCCGAGACATTCAAGGATCGGGCGGTGATCTACACATTGAGTACCAGCGAATCGCCCCGACACCCGGACGTTACCGGGACACCCACGGTGCTGTTTTATAAGGATGGGAAGTTACGCCGCAAGCTCAAGGGCGTCGGTGATCAGGCTTCGCTAACCCAGAACTTTGCCGAACACATCGGCCGAACCAAACCCAGACGGCCGCGGCGTTCGCCTCGCCGTGACTTGCACTGGTTGCACGAACAACTGCGAACCTTGTGCCTGGTCTCTCGGGCACGGGGACTCCAAAGGTTGCGGCGAGGCAAGCCGGGCGCCTACCGCTTGGCCGCCTCGTCATAA
- a CDS encoding transporter substrate-binding domain-containing protein yields the protein MHRRPSLFKACVFIFAATTAAMGVAQAADSKLDSVLQRGKLIVGTGSTNAPWHFQGADGKLQGFDIDIARMVAKGLFNDPEKVEFVVQSSDARIPNLLTDKVDMSCQFITVTASRAQQVAFTLPYYREGVGLLLPANSKYKEIEDLKAAGDDVTVAVLQNVYAEELVHQALPKAKVDQYDSVDLMYQAVNSGRADAAATDQSSVKYLMVQNAGRYRSPAYAWSPQTYACAVKRGDQDWLNFVNTTLHEAMTGVEFPTYAASFKQWFGVELPSPAIGFPVEFK from the coding sequence ATGCATCGCCGACCTTCCTTGTTCAAAGCGTGTGTTTTTATCTTCGCGGCCACGACGGCTGCCATGGGTGTCGCTCAGGCGGCGGACAGCAAGCTCGATAGCGTGCTGCAGCGCGGGAAATTGATCGTGGGCACGGGCAGCACCAATGCGCCGTGGCACTTCCAGGGAGCGGATGGCAAGTTGCAGGGGTTTGATATCGACATCGCGCGGATGGTCGCCAAGGGCCTGTTCAATGACCCGGAGAAAGTCGAGTTTGTGGTGCAGTCGTCCGATGCTCGGATTCCGAACCTTTTGACCGACAAGGTCGACATGAGCTGCCAATTCATCACCGTTACCGCCAGCCGCGCCCAGCAGGTTGCGTTCACCTTGCCGTACTACCGCGAGGGTGTGGGCCTGCTGCTGCCGGCCAACAGCAAGTACAAGGAAATCGAAGACCTCAAGGCCGCCGGCGATGACGTCACCGTAGCTGTGCTGCAGAACGTCTACGCCGAAGAGTTGGTGCACCAGGCGCTGCCCAAGGCCAAGGTCGACCAGTACGACAGCGTCGACCTGATGTACCAGGCGGTGAACTCCGGGCGCGCCGATGCGGCCGCCACCGACCAATCCTCGGTTAAATACCTGATGGTGCAGAACGCCGGCCGCTATCGCAGCCCGGCCTACGCCTGGAGTCCGCAAACCTATGCCTGCGCGGTCAAGCGCGGCGACCAGGACTGGCTGAACTTCGTCAACACCACCTTGCATGAAGCCATGACCGGCGTGGAATTCCCCACCTACGCGGCGTCGTTCAAGCAGTGGTTCGGCGTCGAGCTGCCGTCGCCGGCCATCGGTTTCCCCGTCGAATTCAAATGA
- a CDS encoding amino acid ABC transporter permease: MNYQLNFAAVWRDFDTLLAGLGLGLSLALVSIAIGCVIGLLMAFALLSKHRALRLLASVYVTVIRNTPILVLILLIYFALPSLGIRLDKIPSFVITLSLYAGAYLTEVFRGGLLSIHKGQREAGLAIGLGEWQVKAYVTVPVMLRNVLPALSNNFISLFKDTSLAAAIAVPELTYYARKINVESYRVIETWLVTTALYVAACYLIAMLLRYFEQRLAIRR; this comes from the coding sequence ATGAATTATCAGTTGAACTTTGCCGCCGTGTGGCGCGATTTCGACACCTTGCTGGCGGGGCTCGGCCTGGGCCTTTCCCTGGCGCTGGTGTCGATCGCCATCGGTTGCGTGATCGGCCTGCTGATGGCGTTCGCGCTGCTGAGCAAGCACCGCGCGTTGCGGCTGCTGGCCTCGGTGTATGTCACGGTGATCCGCAATACGCCGATCCTGGTGCTGATCCTGCTGATCTATTTCGCCTTGCCGAGCCTGGGTATTCGCCTGGATAAAATTCCCTCGTTCGTCATCACGCTTTCGCTGTACGCCGGGGCCTATCTGACCGAAGTGTTCCGTGGCGGGCTGTTGAGCATTCACAAGGGCCAGCGTGAGGCGGGGCTGGCCATCGGTTTGGGCGAGTGGCAAGTGAAGGCCTACGTCACCGTGCCGGTGATGCTGCGCAACGTGTTGCCGGCGTTGTCGAACAACTTCATTTCGCTGTTCAAGGACACCTCACTGGCGGCGGCGATTGCCGTGCCGGAGCTGACCTATTACGCCCGCAAGATCAACGTAGAGAGCTACCGGGTGATCGAAACCTGGCTGGTGACCACGGCCCTGTATGTCGCGGCCTGTTACCTCATTGCCATGCTGCTGCGCTATTTCGAGCAGCGTCTGGCGATCCGCCGTTAG
- a CDS encoding amino acid ABC transporter permease, translating into MYESPSWLHELWVARETLWAGFLTSVQCSLLAILLGTLIGLFAGLVLTYGRFWMRAPFRFYVDVIRGTPVFVLVLACFYMAPALGWQIGAFEAGALGLTLFCGSHVAEIVRGALQALPRGQMEASQAIGLTFFQALGYVLLPQALRQILPTWVNSSTEIVKASTLLSVIGVAELLLSTQQIIARTFMTLEFYLFAGFLFFIINYAIELLGRHIEKRVALP; encoded by the coding sequence ATGTACGAATCCCCCAGTTGGTTACATGAGTTGTGGGTTGCCCGGGAGACGCTGTGGGCCGGGTTCCTGACCAGCGTGCAGTGCTCGTTGCTGGCGATTTTGTTAGGCACGTTGATCGGCCTGTTCGCCGGACTGGTACTGACTTACGGTCGTTTCTGGATGCGCGCGCCGTTTCGTTTCTACGTCGACGTGATTCGCGGCACCCCGGTGTTTGTGTTGGTGCTGGCCTGTTTCTATATGGCCCCGGCCCTGGGCTGGCAGATCGGCGCATTCGAGGCCGGTGCCCTGGGCCTGACGCTGTTTTGCGGTTCCCATGTGGCCGAGATTGTGCGCGGCGCCTTGCAGGCCTTGCCCCGTGGACAGATGGAAGCGAGCCAGGCCATCGGCCTGACGTTCTTCCAGGCGCTGGGTTATGTGCTGTTGCCCCAGGCGCTGCGGCAGATCCTGCCGACCTGGGTCAATTCCTCCACCGAAATCGTCAAGGCTTCGACCCTGTTGTCGGTGATCGGCGTCGCCGAACTGCTGCTCAGCACTCAGCAGATCATCGCCCGGACCTTCATGACCCTGGAGTTTTACCTGTTCGCCGGGTTTCTCTTTTTCATCATCAACTACGCCATCGAATTGCTCGGGCGGCACATTGAAAAGCGGGTGGCCTTGCCATGA
- a CDS encoding amino acid ABC transporter ATP-binding protein, whose translation MTDVSTSTNTQPLLDIRGLRKQYGPVEVLKGVDLSMQRGNVVTLIGSSGSGKTTLLRCVNMLEEFQGGQIVLDGEAIGYDEVGGKRVRHPEKVIARHRAMTGMAFQQFNLFPHLTALQNVTLGLLKVKKLAKDEAVALAEKWLERVGLLERRDHYPGQLSGGQQQRVAIARAIAMNPSLMLFDEVTSALDPELVGEVLNVIKGLAEDGMTMLLVTHEMRFAFEVSDKIVFMNQGRIEEQGPPKELFERPQSPRLAEFLKNTRF comes from the coding sequence ATGACTGATGTTTCGACCTCTACCAATACCCAACCGCTGCTGGACATTCGCGGTCTGCGCAAACAATACGGCCCGGTGGAAGTGCTCAAGGGCGTGGACCTGAGCATGCAGCGCGGCAATGTCGTCACCCTGATCGGCTCCAGCGGCTCGGGCAAAACCACGCTGCTGCGTTGCGTGAACATGCTTGAAGAGTTCCAGGGCGGACAGATTGTGCTCGACGGCGAGGCCATCGGTTACGACGAGGTGGGCGGCAAGCGCGTGCGCCACCCGGAAAAAGTCATCGCCCGGCACCGAGCCATGACCGGCATGGCCTTCCAGCAATTCAACCTGTTCCCTCATTTGACTGCGTTGCAGAACGTCACCCTGGGCCTGCTCAAGGTGAAAAAGCTGGCCAAGGACGAAGCCGTGGCCCTGGCCGAGAAATGGCTGGAGCGGGTCGGCTTGCTGGAACGGCGTGATCACTATCCCGGTCAGTTATCCGGCGGCCAGCAACAGCGTGTGGCGATCGCCCGGGCGATTGCCATGAACCCCAGCCTGATGCTGTTCGACGAAGTGACCTCGGCCCTGGACCCGGAACTGGTGGGCGAAGTGCTGAATGTGATCAAGGGGCTGGCCGAAGACGGCATGACCATGCTGCTGGTGACCCACGAAATGCGTTTTGCCTTCGAGGTGTCCGACAAAATCGTGTTCATGAACCAGGGCCGCATCGAAGAGCAGGGCCCGCCGAAGGAACTGTTCGAACGGCCACAGTCGCCACGGCTGGCTGAATTTCTCAAGAACACCCGTTTTTAA
- a CDS encoding RidA family protein, whose amino-acid sequence MSITRYGTGSTAGGGQPRPFARAVEADGWLHVSGQVPAVNGEIIVGGIVEQTHQTMKNLIAILEEAGYGLEDVVRCGVWLEDPRDFWSFNKVFGEYFSPEHAPARACVQANMMVDCKVEIDCVAYKKKA is encoded by the coding sequence ATGAGCATTACGCGCTACGGCACCGGCAGCACCGCAGGCGGCGGCCAGCCACGGCCCTTCGCCCGGGCCGTGGAGGCCGACGGCTGGCTGCATGTGTCCGGTCAGGTGCCGGCGGTGAACGGCGAGATTATTGTCGGCGGGATCGTCGAGCAGACCCACCAGACCATGAAGAACCTGATCGCGATTCTTGAAGAAGCCGGATATGGCCTTGAAGATGTGGTGCGCTGCGGCGTATGGCTGGAAGATCCGCGGGATTTCTGGAGTTTCAACAAAGTATTTGGTGAATACTTCAGCCCCGAACATGCCCCGGCCAGGGCTTGTGTGCAAGCGAACATGATGGTTGATTGCAAGGTTGAGATTGACTGCGTCGCCTACAAGAAAAAGGCCTGA
- a CDS encoding IclR family transcriptional regulator yields the protein MTEDTIKRRARGLDRAFDILDFLKEIGQPLRPNDIASGIGSPKSTVYELVASLLERRILEPVGKDGHVYLGRQLYFLGQAHLRHFDLSREADHALQEIVSQTRETAQMCLLNGRKYTVALMKEGERHFRISSDIGENAPIPWTASGRLLLAHLSDQQIVDLIDPDDFILPDGERLPLERFLAQIRQAGLDGFFSFDSVADTFTHCFAAPVKDANGVAIATLCIVAPRADAKNNYADYRRVLIESANNLARRINE from the coding sequence ATGACCGAAGACACCATCAAGCGCCGGGCCCGAGGGTTGGACCGGGCGTTCGATATCCTCGATTTCCTCAAGGAAATCGGCCAGCCGTTGCGCCCCAATGACATCGCCAGCGGCATCGGCAGCCCCAAGTCCACGGTCTACGAGCTGGTGGCGTCGCTGCTGGAGCGACGCATCCTGGAGCCGGTGGGCAAGGACGGCCACGTCTACCTGGGCCGTCAGCTGTACTTTCTCGGGCAGGCGCACTTGCGGCATTTCGACCTGAGTCGCGAGGCCGATCACGCCTTGCAGGAAATCGTCAGCCAAACCCGTGAAACCGCTCAGATGTGCCTGCTCAACGGGCGCAAATACACGGTGGCGCTGATGAAGGAGGGGGAGCGGCATTTTCGTATTTCCTCGGACATCGGCGAGAACGCGCCGATTCCCTGGACCGCATCCGGACGCCTGCTGCTGGCGCATCTGAGTGACCAGCAGATCGTCGACCTGATCGACCCCGACGACTTCATCCTGCCGGACGGCGAGCGCCTGCCGCTGGAGCGGTTTCTCGCGCAGATTCGCCAGGCCGGCCTCGATGGATTTTTCTCCTTCGACAGTGTGGCCGACACCTTCACCCACTGCTTCGCTGCGCCGGTCAAAGACGCCAATGGCGTGGCCATTGCAACCCTGTGCATCGTCGCCCCACGGGCCGACGCCAAGAACAACTACGCCGACTATCGCCGGGTGCTGATCGAAAGCGCCAACAACCTGGCCCGTCGCATCAATGAATAG
- a CDS encoding amino acid deaminase: MSSAIHNAAVEKGAAQAGDHLLRDISLPALVLHRQALEHNIGWMQKFVTDSGAELAPHGKTSMTPALFRRQLEAGAWGLTLATAVQTRAAYAHGVRRVLMANQMVGTPNMALIADLLTDPAFEFHCMVDHPDNVAELGAFFASRGAKLNVMIEYGVVGGRCGCRTEAEVLALAEAIRAQPALALTGIEGYEGVIHGDHAISGIRAFAASLVGLAVQLQDNGAFAIDKPIITASGSAWYDLIAESFEARNAHGRFLSVLRPGSYVAHDHGIYKEAQCCVLERRSDLHEGLRPALEVWAHVQSLPEPGFAVIALGKRDVAYDAGLPVPLKRYQPGSDSISGQDLAGCKVTAVMDQHAFMTVATGVELRVGDIISFGTSHPCLTFDKWRVACLVDEQLRVVESMETCF, translated from the coding sequence ATGTCTTCTGCCATTCATAACGCTGCCGTGGAGAAGGGGGCCGCCCAAGCGGGCGATCACCTGCTGCGGGACATCAGTCTGCCGGCGCTGGTTTTGCATCGCCAAGCGTTGGAGCACAACATTGGCTGGATGCAAAAGTTCGTCACGGACAGTGGCGCCGAACTGGCGCCCCACGGCAAGACCAGCATGACCCCGGCGCTGTTTCGTCGCCAGCTCGAGGCCGGCGCCTGGGGGCTGACCCTGGCCACCGCGGTGCAGACTCGTGCCGCTTACGCCCATGGCGTGCGCCGGGTGCTGATGGCCAACCAGATGGTGGGCACGCCAAACATGGCGCTGATCGCGGATTTGCTGACAGATCCTGCGTTTGAATTCCATTGCATGGTCGACCATCCCGACAACGTTGCCGAGCTGGGTGCGTTCTTTGCCTCGCGCGGTGCGAAGCTGAACGTGATGATCGAGTACGGTGTGGTGGGTGGCCGCTGTGGCTGCCGGACCGAGGCCGAGGTGCTGGCCCTGGCCGAGGCGATCCGGGCGCAGCCGGCGCTGGCGCTGACCGGTATCGAAGGCTACGAAGGCGTGATCCATGGTGACCATGCCATCAGTGGCATTCGCGCGTTTGCCGCGTCTCTGGTGGGGCTGGCGGTGCAGTTGCAGGACAACGGTGCGTTTGCCATCGACAAGCCGATCATCACCGCCTCGGGTTCAGCCTGGTACGACCTGATCGCCGAGTCTTTCGAGGCCCGGAACGCCCACGGACGTTTCCTCAGCGTGCTGCGCCCCGGCAGTTACGTAGCCCATGATCATGGCATCTACAAAGAGGCCCAGTGCTGCGTGCTGGAACGGCGTAGCGACCTGCACGAAGGCCTGCGCCCGGCCCTGGAAGTCTGGGCCCACGTGCAATCGCTGCCTGAACCCGGCTTCGCGGTGATCGCCCTGGGTAAACGCGACGTGGCCTACGACGCCGGGCTGCCGGTGCCGCTCAAGCGTTACCAGCCCGGTTCCGACTCCATATCGGGGCAGGACCTGGCCGGCTGCAAGGTGACGGCGGTGATGGACCAGCATGCGTTCATGACGGTGGCGACCGGGGTGGAATTGCGGGTAGGCGACATCATCTCGTTCGGTACGTCGCATCCGTGCCTGACTTTCGACAAGTGGCGGGTGGCGTGCCTGGTGGATGAGCAGTTGCGGGTGGTCGAGAGCATGGAGACGTGTTTCTAG
- a CDS encoding sugar kinase codes for MSYPNPKPRIALIGECMIELQQRADGSLQQSFGGDTLNTAVYLSRALGDKGAVDYVTALGDDSFSDAMCQSWTAENIGLGMVQRLPGRLPGLYCIQTDAAGERRFLYWRNEAAVRDCFTTPAAAPILAALPDYDVLYFSGITLAVLGEQGRGKLIETLIQARRRGAEVVFDNNYRPRLWASVDAARAAYRSVLPYVEVALLTVDDEQALFGYANSDEVFAAYAQLGTSEVVLKRGAEPCLICCDGESFEIPARRVERVVDTTAAGDSFSAAYLASRLLGGSPVEAAEAGHLLASRVIQVPGALIPRD; via the coding sequence ATGAGCTATCCGAACCCAAAACCTCGCATCGCCCTGATTGGCGAGTGCATGATCGAACTGCAGCAACGCGCCGATGGCAGCCTGCAACAAAGCTTCGGCGGCGACACCCTGAACACCGCTGTGTACCTGTCCCGCGCCCTCGGCGACAAGGGCGCGGTGGATTACGTTACCGCCTTGGGCGACGACAGTTTCAGCGATGCCATGTGCCAGAGCTGGACCGCTGAAAATATCGGCCTGGGTATGGTCCAGCGCCTGCCCGGTCGCTTGCCGGGTTTGTATTGCATCCAGACCGACGCGGCGGGTGAGCGGCGGTTTTTGTACTGGCGCAACGAAGCGGCGGTGCGTGATTGCTTCACCACCCCGGCCGCCGCACCGATCCTGGCGGCGCTGCCGGATTACGACGTGCTGTATTTCAGCGGCATCACCCTGGCCGTGCTCGGCGAGCAAGGTCGCGGCAAACTCATCGAAACCCTGATCCAGGCCCGCCGGCGCGGGGCTGAGGTGGTGTTCGACAATAACTACCGGCCAAGGCTTTGGGCCTCAGTCGATGCAGCCCGTGCCGCCTATCGCAGTGTCTTGCCTTACGTAGAGGTGGCGCTGCTGACAGTGGACGACGAGCAGGCGCTGTTTGGTTATGCCAACAGTGACGAAGTGTTCGCCGCGTACGCGCAGTTAGGCACGTCGGAAGTGGTGCTCAAGCGCGGTGCCGAGCCCTGTCTGATCTGTTGTGATGGTGAGTCTTTCGAGATTCCGGCCCGGCGGGTGGAGCGGGTGGTGGACACGACGGCGGCGGGGGATTCATTCAGTGCCGCGTACCTGGCAAGCCGCCTGCTCGGAGGCAGCCCGGTGGAGGCTGCCGAGGCTGGACACCTTCTGGCAAGCCGGGTCATCCAGGTGCCGGGGGCGTTGATCCCCAGGGACTGA
- a CDS encoding peptidylprolyl isomerase — MKAQARHILVKTAEEAEQLKQRIAKGEAFDVLAKKYSTCPSGKRGGDLGEVRPGQMVGAIDAVIFKKPLRVVHGPIKSKFGYHLVQVFYRD; from the coding sequence ATGAAAGCCCAAGCCCGCCATATCCTGGTGAAAACCGCCGAAGAAGCCGAACAGCTCAAGCAACGCATCGCCAAGGGCGAAGCCTTCGATGTACTGGCCAAGAAATACTCCACTTGCCCCTCGGGCAAACGCGGCGGTGATCTGGGTGAAGTGCGGCCCGGGCAGATGGTCGGTGCGATCGATGCGGTGATCTTCAAAAAGCCCCTGCGGGTGGTGCATGGGCCGATCAAGAGCAAGTTCGGTTATCACCTGGTGCAGGTGTTTTACCGGGATTGA